The Tepidibacter aestuarii genome contains a region encoding:
- a CDS encoding oligosaccharide flippase family protein: MKVPNLIYSTTILFISNFIVRIIGFLYKIFLSKQIGANGLGIFHMIFHFLMLCVCLTTTGIPVALNSLISKEKKMNNNHNMNSLFISTLYISFFISILITLIVFFNSKFIGFKLLHSADSQMLIICIIPAISLITVSNILRNYYYGIKKVQIPAIGQILEQLGRILFVVILFSFIKNKSIYPIIALIGISVGEIVNILFIIINLFFEPTLSNSYSITLSDFKNSINKITKMAVPITFNRVFTVAIQSISSILIPSRLELSGLSHMQSLSLYGTITGMVFPFLFLPFTLTSALVVNLIPSISQEMPHKNYSIINKKIFFAIFLTSCIGFSSSLIYFFFGEKICMLVFNSELAGIYLKAISISTFFMVLNHTLSGILHSIEKEYNATINNIIGLSVQLLCIYFLLPVSSINIYGFIYGFTLSGVIIFTLHLITLYKTQRRWH; encoded by the coding sequence TTGAAAGTTCCGAATCTCATATATTCAACAACTATACTTTTTATATCAAACTTTATCGTTAGAATAATAGGCTTTTTATATAAAATCTTTTTATCAAAACAAATAGGTGCAAATGGTTTGGGTATTTTTCATATGATTTTTCATTTTTTAATGCTTTGTGTATGCTTAACAACAACAGGTATACCAGTTGCACTAAATAGTCTTATTTCAAAAGAAAAGAAAATGAATAATAACCACAATATGAATTCACTTTTTATTTCTACACTGTATATATCTTTTTTTATCTCTATATTAATAACATTGATAGTATTTTTTAATTCAAAATTTATCGGATTTAAATTATTACATTCTGCAGATTCTCAAATGTTGATAATCTGTATAATACCAGCAATATCATTAATTACAGTATCAAATATACTAAGAAACTATTATTACGGTATAAAAAAAGTTCAAATTCCAGCAATAGGTCAAATATTGGAACAACTAGGAAGAATACTATTTGTAGTTATACTATTTTCATTTATAAAAAATAAATCTATATATCCTATAATAGCATTGATCGGTATATCAGTTGGAGAAATAGTAAATATATTATTTATAATTATAAACTTGTTTTTTGAGCCTACTTTATCCAATAGTTACTCTATAACACTCAGTGACTTTAAAAATAGCATTAACAAAATAACTAAAATGGCTGTTCCTATAACATTTAATAGAGTTTTTACAGTAGCGATTCAATCTATTAGTTCTATATTAATACCTAGCAGACTAGAACTAAGTGGTCTATCTCATATGCAATCTCTATCACTTTATGGTACTATTACCGGTATGGTATTTCCGTTTTTATTTTTACCGTTTACTTTAACATCGGCATTGGTTGTAAACTTGATTCCAAGTATTTCTCAAGAAATGCCACATAAAAACTACAGCATAATAAATAAAAAAATATTTTTTGCTATATTCTTAACTTCATGCATAGGATTTTCTTCAAGTCTAATATATTTTTTCTTTGGTGAAAAAATATGTATGTTAGTATTCAATAGCGAACTTGCTGGAATATACTTAAAAGCGATTTCTATAAGCACTTTCTTTATGGTACTAAATCACACTCTATCAGGAATACTACATTCTATTGAAAAAGAATACAATGCCACAATCAATAATATAATCGGATTATCAGTTCAACTACTTTGCATATACTTCTTACTACCTGTTAGTTCTATAAACATATATGGATTTATATATGGATTCACTTTATCTGGAGTTATAATATTTACACTTCATCTAATTACACTCTATAAAACACAAAGAAGGTGGCATTAA
- a CDS encoding polysaccharide biosynthesis C-terminal domain-containing protein yields the protein MKNILVTGYNGFIGKNLLEALNRMKGLNILKYGKDDTKDKLKEYIEKADFIYHIAGINAPKNISEFQVGNVDLTKSIVETLKKLNKNTPILIISSVQAKLDNPFGISKKKAEDIIIEYREKTGANVYIYRLGNVFGKWSKPNYNSPVATYCNNISKDLQITMPDKNRELELVYIEDLIDKFLSHIYESSDDIYYNVNPTYKITIKELVDSIYKIRKNVESLIMPNIESDLMKKLYATYISFLDPKYFSYELKEHKGKEGKSCKFIKSKQFGQISLSTINQRCIRGNHYHNTKAEKICVVKGRALIKLKNIDTDEVVEYYLSGQQFEVVDIPVGYIHSIENLLYDELILLIWDSQIYDDKKPDTYYCEV from the coding sequence ATGAAGAATATCTTAGTAACTGGATACAATGGTTTTATAGGTAAGAATTTATTAGAAGCCCTTAATAGGATGAAGGGCTTAAATATACTCAAATATGGAAAAGATGATACTAAAGATAAGTTAAAAGAATATATTGAAAAAGCTGACTTTATATATCATATAGCGGGGATTAATGCACCTAAAAATATATCGGAATTTCAAGTAGGGAATGTAGATTTAACCAAAAGTATAGTTGAAACTCTTAAAAAGCTAAATAAAAATACACCTATACTTATAATATCATCAGTTCAAGCTAAATTAGATAATCCATTTGGTATAAGTAAGAAAAAAGCAGAAGATATTATTATTGAATACAGAGAAAAAACAGGAGCAAACGTGTATATATATAGGCTTGGAAATGTATTTGGTAAATGGAGTAAACCTAACTACAATTCACCAGTTGCAACATATTGCAATAATATAAGCAAAGATTTACAAATAACTATGCCTGATAAAAATAGAGAACTTGAACTTGTATATATAGAGGATCTAATAGATAAGTTTTTATCTCATATATATGAATCAAGTGATGATATTTACTATAATGTTAATCCGACTTATAAGATAACTATAAAAGAACTTGTAGATAGTATATACAAAATAAGAAAGAATGTAGAGTCGTTGATTATGCCAAATATAGAAAGTGATCTTATGAAAAAGCTTTATGCTACTTATATAAGCTTTCTAGATCCTAAATATTTTTCATACGAATTAAAAGAACATAAGGGTAAAGAAGGTAAAAGTTGCAAGTTTATAAAATCAAAGCAGTTTGGCCAAATATCATTATCGACTATTAATCAAAGGTGTATAAGAGGGAATCACTATCATAATACTAAGGCTGAAAAAATATGTGTTGTAAAGGGAAGAGCATTGATAAAATTAAAAAATATAGATACAGACGAAGTGGTAGAGTATTATTTATCTGGTCAACAATTTGAGGTAGTAGACATACCTGTAGGGTACATTCACAGTATAGAAAATTTATTATATGATGAGTTAATACTGCTTATTTGGGATAGTCAAATATATGATGATAAAAAACCAGATACTTATTATTGTGAGGTATAA